The region AACACCGCTTACGACAGAAAACTCATCCTGACATGTGACGTCGTACGTCTGGATGAATATATCTCTCATTATGGTTTCAATTACCAAGACGTGATTGTACGGTTGCCGAATAGTACGTGCTACGCCGTCACAACACTCAAACTCAACCGAAAAGACGAGCGATGTGTTTTGCCTCAAGTGTTTGATGTCGACAGCCGCAGCGACTTCTCGTCAAACCATGTCATAACTTGCGTGTATCGTCGATCTGAGGCATGGTCCTTCAAAAGCGCTTTCTATTCTGATTCGAATTTTCAGACACTTCTAGCTAAAATATCGGTGTCACCAACGGTAAGAATGTTTCTAAATGATACAGATAATATTTCTTTGCAGATGCAGGAATCCAGAGATCAAGACTCATCTTTTCGTGTATTCTCATCGATAAGTTAAACCTCGGATTGTTTAGATAGTATACGAACTGAATAAAAAACACCCGAAAGTCCCTTCGAAACTACGCCCATGAGATGTACATAATAGAATTATTTCGTTGAATATATTAATGTTTTGATGTTTATCTAGGAGCAGAGGGTTTGGCCTCCAGTGTCTCGTAGGTATCATCGTCGTTGGTCACTGCCGTCACAACCAGAGGAAGATCATGAACACACCTTCGTAACTTTCCGACAGCGAAGCGGTAGGTATCATAGATAAAGATgatcaaattatttttatcatcattatgcCGTATAAACAATTCTGATAAAGATTTgtcgttttcatttttcggtAGCGTCTATCAGTGAAACAGCGCCTGATGATTTGTTCAGTTTAGAGTCGTTGACATCGAGTGAGCAACAATGTCGACTCGGTGCAGTAGCCCTCAATCGGGAGAAGATTTTACGAACTAAACAAACGGAAACGCCAAAAGAGCCAAATATTACCGAAATGTCATCGAAACGGCTGAAGGCTTTCCCATCTATTGAACTGAACACACTAAAATTAGCTTCTAAAAAATGAACGATCGCTATTGGGATTCTTTTCTCGTTATCGTAAAATACAGTATCCTAGTTGTATCAACAGTCAATAATAAAGATATCTTCTTCAGTGTACCACAAACCTAGTTGTTGTGATAAACGATTCTAATCACTCGATAAAAACAGTACCGGGGAATTTCCCGGAGTCATTCATTCGAACGATTCAGGTCAACTATTCATTCGTTATTGAACAAAAGAGCTTCCAAATTTACCCTGGAATACATTCATAGAAAATATACGGTAggtaaaatggaaaatttagGTATGATATATCATTACATGCGACATTTTTATGTATGACAGCCTGCTTCTAGATAGAGGTGCCCAAGTCAAACATACAGGAATTCATTTGTTCACGATTCTGgtatcaaaatcaatcataacTTAATCGCTGGTAGTAAAAAGCATCAACTATTCATTACTTGATCGAAGAAGTCGCGACTAGCTACAGCGTACACGGGTGAGTGTTTCATCCGACTACTATTGAATTCTTCGTCATGGTTTTTACTGTCAGGTTGAGCGCAAGATCACATTTTTGAGAGAGGATAAGCCGATATAGTGAGTGTTGTGAAGAATGTATGCTGCCGAAGGAGAGATCGTTCTCTTGGCCGCCGAAGCTAGAACACGAGAACGGTTAGAGGCACAAAACAGCAGTCAATGTACTGGTAAATCGAAGATTTGGTTTGGATATGACACCAATACATCTGAGtcttttttcaaagatttaaagAAAACGCTTAAAGACAAAGCTGGTGGCAAATTATCAATGTTTTACGATAACCCCCGGCATTGCGTCAGCGAAACTCGACCCAGTTCGACGTCGTTAGAAATCGCATCGAAATACGTGGTCATTCTCGACAAAATCGTCGACAATGAACTAACGCAGTTACGTATGAAAGCCGGGGATAAAAAACTGATTATTATCGTACGTGATAAACGTTGTCATCCCGTTCCATCATTGGATGACAAGACCGTAATACTAGACTTTTCGAAATTCAACGACGGAAGCGACATGGCGAGCAGTGACGAGATCAAGATTTTGCTTCGTGAGCTAATGGGTAATGATCTGAATAACCTACCAATCTATATACACTGTTTACGTAATTTTTGTATCACGGAATTTCGGTATCAgtttaatattatgaattgTAGATTCACCAGTTCATAATGGGGCCAAAGAATCACAACGACTGATATCTGAAGGTAACAATGAATACTGAACGAAATATGCGATTGAATTGAACAAGTTTTTGTAAAAGATCCACGTAAACATgttgattatgaaataaaatgccaAACACTCGGAATGTCGTCTTTTCAGCAATGTATGTATGTCTTATTCGTAGATCCCAGATGGCGTCCTGCCGATCCAGAATATCTGACTGTCTCGACTGCTACTGTATATTTAGAAAGTGTACCAACGAAAAAACCGATGAATGAGCATCTGGTATTAGAATTCAACGGGCAGAAAACACCAGGACAGTGTATCAATATTCGggtaaattatttcaaaatagcCACGATCTGCTTTTTTACGAGCCCGATGATAGCCAGAACATATTACTGACTTTTCAGAAATGTGCTCTGACAAGAGACGCCATTTCGTTAGTTAAGAGATCATGTCGCTCTTTGGATCTGAGCCAAGTGACTTTGGGAAGTTTTATTTCGATCTTACCCGGCTCTGAACGCGTGGCCATTGCTTCACCGATAATCTTCAAGAGCAATTTATTCGACgagaaaatgttcaataaaTGCAAAAGAGACATACATATTCTATTCTCGGACGCAGCTTCACCAGTTGGGGGCTGTTCTTGGGAAGATGTGACGCATAGTGTGTATTTGTCTTGTAATATGTTGTTTAATAGAACTGACGGCTGGTTGAAATTCATTGGAAATAAATTCGGCACGTAAGTAAAACATTGCAGCGAGCCTTGATAAACAGCTATTCATAATTTGTATTTCGTATACAGgttttattcaatgttttccCCCTTTCTTTTTATAGCTATCTTGTCATTTGTTCGGAAATTAAGAGCGAAGTTTACACAGATATCGTTAATCAGACGTCGCAATATCTAAACCAATCTATCGCCATATTCAGGTGTTATTGTAATATTTCACCTGAAAAACGAGAAATTAGTGCAAATATGGAACTCGTAAAACTGGACGAATACAGCATGTCGACACGGTCACGTGAACCCTGCGATAGATTCATATATCTTCGAAATAGCGACAACTGCCAGCTTATTATAAGATATAGATCAGAAGATGGCGAGACGGTATTCCCGTGCTCATTGCCGATTGGAACTATATTCGAAAAAACGTTCAGGTACTCGGAGGAATCTGTTTGGAGCATGTCAGTAAACGTTTACTCTGATGAAAGTTACAGTCGAAAGCTGACGAAGATAACGTTAGCTGGTGAAAAGGTTTGCATGTATTTTATTACTCCAATTTTATGGCATGATAATATCTAGTTGGAAAACCACATTGCTTATCACATAATCATTAAGGCTGAAGGTGAAATGTGATTGATATTGTATTATGCAGAGGCGACCTGTCATGCTGCCAAAAAGACGTTATCAAGGACTAAATAATTCACACTTCAATCCATTAGGGCCAGATTATGGCCCAGAGACAAGCAAAGGTATCGTAAAAGTATCGTATTGGtttctattttgataattgttttccACATGAATGGGTTcgattttgtttctaatatttcagtGCTGTTAGCGTCTGGAATTTCAGTACCTCACCATAGCGGGGCAACGACTGCAGGCGGTGTCCCGCTGAATCCATTTACTAATTTCGAGGAAACGAGAAAACCTCGTAGCCGAACCGAATCGACTTGTTTGGTTGAATTCGCTATAAACGATGATGTACCGAAGTTGGACCAAAGTCATGCTATTTCTACGTCATGGGACGGACACAGCATGAAGATAGGCACGTCAGCTCGGAAGAATTGGCGCTCTCTGATGGAGGCAATTGACAGATCAATACGTCGTGGTGTACCCTTATCACACATTATAAAAACCCACTTCGATTGAACTAATTCAATTATGAAATCTACATCTATCTTATCTTATTTAGTCGCCCCGAACACATACGAATGATATTAGctattttgtaaatagtgctgtaaataaaaatgttcataTTCTTTTGAATAATCAGTCCGTGTGTAATCTGTATATCCAATTACGTTAATCATTTCTCATATAATACAACAAGTCAATAATTTGCCCACTCTCCTTGATTCACTGTCTTCTTCGTCAGATCTCGATAAGCAGCTCTGTTTATCGGTCGAGTATTTATATGGATGCCATGTTTTGGCGAGCTACGAAATCTGACCTTCCATTCAGAGTAATTCGTATATAGGTCATTTAATGATTCATATTTCGTCGGTAATTCCGATTCCTTCGTCATATCATCGGGAACATTTGGATGATGGTAATATTCGTTCATCATCGGATACGAGTCTGGAATTGTCTCATATCCCCAATCTCTGGGGTCACTTGACCATGGCGACCCGTTTGGTTCCCACTTTCCATAGTTCAACGTATCGTATCGCATTGAAGGTACACTCATTTGCTTCTGTTGTTTTCTGGCCGCTTCCTTGAATGCTAAAACCGCCTTGGCCTTCGGAGTATTGTATAGTTTAGTCAATTTTCCCCAGCCACCTGCTCGATTCAAGTCCAGATTTTTATCGTCAATGATATGTTCAGTGGGAACTAGATTTATGCTGACATTTTTCGTTTTCTTGGGATGTTGTACTGGAGTTTCATTTGAACGCTGTAACGACGGTTCCTCGTCGAAATCCTCATCCAGATTCTGTAAACTCTCTTCGTTGCCCATGCCTACAAAACAAATACACAATGTGCTTCACTATTCTCTTCAAGTTATAATTTCACGATTCCCTTTATCATTAATCTATTGGGGTCGTAGGCTTAGTACAATGACATAGTAAAATAAAAAGCTTATCAATTATATCCGGGTTATGATATAACGTACAAATGTAAGAATGTATCAAACAATTAATATTGATAAGATATCGATTTAAATACAAAATTTCgtagtttttttaaatacttgtATCACATGTATCTCACCTTAATCGTCTATTCCATTCGATTCATGCTCCAGCGTAACAACATTACAATTCATAACCACAACAGTAACGTAACAACAGTGAAATCACCAGCAAAATGCAGTTGTCTCCAGTACGTGATATAATCAAAGGTCAATTCATCGTATCGTCCGTATGTAACTAATTAATGAAACGTTAAATCAGTCCGCGGTTACCAGGTGATTCGTAATACGCGTACGTCTACGAATAATAAACTACGCAATGTTCTCACATCAAATACGATAAGATATGGTGATTAATACGACAATTGTTCAAAATTTTGGTCAAAACATCATAACCATAACTAACACTGCAGATGTGCATATGTTATTTTTCAGTCGTCACGATTTTGATAGGAATGCACGCTATAACgctaaatatgtatatacaaaagCGTCCAGACAGGATATTTGAATGCTTGCCCTTTCACGTGTAAAATGTAAGCAAATATAGACATGGTCATAgattatatgaatatgaatatgttaTGTTAAGGTCATTACAATTCTTTGGTCAGACAAACACGTCGTAAATGACCAACCaaacatattttttcaatttcatgacTGATGATAATTTTCCTGGTAGTGTAGACTCGCGGTGCCTGGTCGAAATCAACCCGTGGCCATATTCTTCTTCGAAtcatgtttcttttttcagtgTGAGATTCTTGTTTGACATTTATTCTTGTGTATTCATTCTAATTAAGCATTCTGGAGTGGCCAAGAAAatcttaatcaaatattagttTTGATAATTAAACTTTTAATACATTCGATGGTGAATTATCATattatgtacatgtagttccattttaacatataaatgaatatcggGGTCATTTTGTATATCAAGTGATAAGATCCAGGCCTGGCTATGTGAACCCATTTACACAACACGAATACAATGAACCCCGAAAAACTATGGCCTATTAATCAAATGGGTACATCATCTACACAGTTTCAAGCGACAGAGATGGgtgattcattttattttgtttgctTCATGCAGCAAATCTtcgtacagaaatattcacgaatttctcgccccagtaaaagatatatgtagaaattgacCACATAGTTGCACAATTGGAACTGTGTGAATACATCGAACAGAAATTCCCGCTGGTCCTCGGAGATTGGTAAGAATACAGCGATAGACGATGGTAGCGTGAAAATTGCGAATGctagtgaaactgttacaagcattattgtcgtACGTTTTGCTTTCGTAGTTTTCTTATCAGACGAAATCATTTCTGAACCTCTGAACAACTGAACTACTATAACACAATTTGATGTTATAATCAAAACTAAAGGTAGCAGGTAAACATACACCACAAATgtcatgaaatatataaattggccaaatatttcatagaaGCATCCAAACTGGTCATAAAAATCCATTATTACTCCTGGGTATAAACCAACTACTAATGTGTTCATTacgaaaataataacaatcgtACATCGGGCGAATctaggtgtacatatcaaacgagatgtgaacgggaagagcacaaccgccgcacgttctagagatatcgccactattaaccacgaactgtttgatgatatcaatcccataaaaatttcatagatttgacaactgatcagtgatCTCATGATCGGCCCGATTCTTACGCGCAATAAGACAAATTGCAACACCGGCATCAACGTAAAATCGAGACAAAACACAAAATCACTCGCGGACAAAACGATCAGATaattagcgtaagataaactgcggaatctacgacttatcattatcagaaaGGTAGCTGAATTCCCAAAGGCTCCCAACAACAACAGGACAAGGAGAATGACCAATGTCAAGGTACGGTAGCTTCCAGACTTGTGTGCAACAGTCAACAGGACGATGTAACTGTTGTAAGGTCGACCAACTATCAGCAACTCAGTAGTAGAATTCATCATGTTCAAAGCCACGTTGCATCCGCGAACTGAGTGACACAAgtagatttgatatatttattataaaatttcaGCCTTGTTcgatttttgaatgaaaaacatTAAACACGATTTTCTTTTGTAAACCTTTTAACCGTTTGAAATTGACTGGTGACAGTGATGTCACACTGTGAGGAATAAACTGTCTGTTTCAGATATTGACACATTTTTTTAACGGCAAAAGCAATCAACACAGTCACAATAAACTCTCATACATCAAATCGGGATTCATTTGTTACGTGAAATTATCTGATCtcacaattcaattttgtgaaagtgaattgaatgaattcttTGTGGAatttaattttgtaaaatttctaAACTAAATTGAAAGTGATTTCCAAACCCAAATGAGATTGTCAAATTACTTTTGATGTTGAATATAAAGTATCAGATCTTTCATCAGTTCTACAATAGGAGCAAATACATAAGAAGAATTGCATTTGTAAAGTATCAACAAAAATGAtctatcagaatcaagatctTGGCCCAAATCCCTGAATAGGCTCAAATGGCTCACAGCTTCACGTTCTAAAGACTGCTAAAGGCCAACTGCTCAACCAACTGCTCATCGCATCCAACGCCGGACTAGGACTTCCGATTTCGAAGTACTCCAAGTTCGACCTTCATCGTTTATCATACCGCTTATTCTAATATTCTATTCCtttcaaaataatgaacaacAAGGCTGATATTATGActaaaacatttattttttgacTCTTCAGACATTCAAACATACTCCAGATGATTTAGTGGTATAGTTTTTCCATCATTATTAGAAGTTGAGTTACAAAAGGTTCAATCGATAACGTCCACGTGGATGACAACGTAAACACAAGTTAACAGAAGCTAAtccaaaaatgattaattcatGAGGCGGAAGCAAAGTAACGATTGCCTTGTTGTAAGAGGATAAAATTCCTCTAAAAGTTTTACGTTTGGAGCAAGGGGGGCCGAAACTGAAACTTCACTCTCCGCTCGGGTTCTACATGACATTCTAAAAAGAGAAAAGGGCTTAACATCGACACAGCGATGCGATGTGACTAACCACCTTACCACCTGGCTGGCTCCTGTCCGCGGTGGGTGCTGTGCGATGGTCTAAGTTAATGCCTCCGAACGTCGCTCTGTCAGTTCATCACCACAGACATCGCGTCAACTTCGAACGATATGAcacttttcattaaaattcgacgttttctccaaaaatattttctctcTTTACTCGATTACGTTCACACTTCAAGTATCTTTGATCTGAGGGTAAAAATTCGGTGAGCCTCAcaacaaaaaacatttattttagtgATTGTACTTTTGTCAGTAACCACCGAACAGCTTCATGTTTCTCGTAATCCAAGACTGAAATTGCGAGACGTTTGCGTAAAATCCATAACGACCAGACTGCGAGCACCCGTCTCCCCAACTGACCAGTCCCACAAGAAAAAAtgtattgttatatttcaccGTAAGTGGTCCGCCACTGTCTCCTTTACAGGCGTCAGCTGCACCCTGAATACCATAGCCAGCGCAAAACATTTCATCAGTGACCACCGAATCCGTGGCATTTATACACACAGACTGCTCAACGATGGGAACTTTTACAACATGTAGATTCTTAGGTCTCGGGCCGTCTTGGCCGAGTCTACCCCATCCACTGACCGTCCCTAGTTGACCCGGGCGTAGAGCAACGGGATCCGCCGCGTAACAAACTGGCCTGACATAATCGTTGTAAGTAATAGACGTGGCTAGTTTGATGAGAGCGATGTCGTTGTTGTAGGGAACATCGTCGAAAAATTGATGCATGATGTAGTTTGATGCGACGTAAGTCTGTTCAGCTTTGTCCGCAAACGCGCTCAAAGACCAGGCGTGTCTCCCAACAACTATACGCAATTCGGATGGTTTCAGATTTCGCCCGTACAGAGCGGCGTATCCGGCAAAACAATGGGCTGCAGTCAAAACCCAACGGTCGTTTATTATAACCCCGCTACAGAATTGGTCCCCTAAGTCATCTAGTAACATTGCCTGCCACGGGAT is a window of Tubulanus polymorphus chromosome 2, tnTubPoly1.2, whole genome shotgun sequence DNA encoding:
- the LOC141899920 gene encoding uncharacterized protein LOC141899920, coding for MYAAEGEIVLLAAEARTRERLEAQNSSQCTGKSKIWFGYDTNTSESFFKDLKKTLKDKAGGKLSMFYDNPRHCVSETRPSSTSLEIASKYVVILDKIVDNELTQLRMKAGDKKLIIIVRDKRCHPVPSLDDKTVILDFSKFNDGSDMASSDEIKILLRELMDSPVHNGAKESQRLISEDPRWRPADPEYLTVSTATVYLESVPTKKPMNEHLVLEFNGQKTPGQCINIRKCALTRDAISLVKRSCRSLDLSQVTLGSFISILPGSERVAIASPIIFKSNLFDEKMFNKCKRDIHILFSDAASPVGGCSWEDVTHSVYLSCNMLFNRTDGWLKFIGNKFGTYLVICSEIKSEVYTDIVNQTSQYLNQSIAIFRCYCNISPEKREISANMELVKLDEYSMSTRSREPCDRFIYLRNSDNCQLIIRYRSEDGETVFPCSLPIGTIFEKTFRYSEESVWSMSVNVYSDESYSRKLTKITLAGEKRRPVMLPKRRYQGLNNSHFNPLGPDYGPETSKVLLASGISVPHHSGATTAGGVPLNPFTNFEETRKPRSRTESTCLVEFAINDDVPKLDQSHAISTSWDGHSMKIGTSARKNWRSLMEAIDRSIRRGVPLSHIIKTHFD
- the LOC141899921 gene encoding uncharacterized protein LOC141899921 encodes the protein MGNEESLQNLDEDFDEEPSLQRSNETPVQHPKKTKNVSINLVPTEHIIDDKNLDLNRAGGWGKLTKLYNTPKAKAVLAFKEAARKQQKQMSVPSMRYDTLNYGKWEPNGSPWSSDPRDWGYETIPDSYPMMNEYYHHPNVPDDMTKESELPTKYESLNDLYTNYSEWKVRFRSSPKHGIHINTRPINRAAYRDLTKKTVNQGEWANY